From Garra rufa chromosome 19, GarRuf1.0, whole genome shotgun sequence, the proteins below share one genomic window:
- the ccdc61 gene encoding centrosomal protein CCDC61 isoform X2 — MEVGTLVQEEMKFRGTEFAVKVELAERLLSVEISDVVTADQWRGEFDPAYIEDLTRKTGNFKQFPVFCSMLESAVNKSSESVTLDLLTYSDLELLRNRKAGVVGRPRAQPQSPALSAKRYLILIYTVEFDRIHYPLPLPYLGKPDPAELQREIRALRAELKTLGLRGDHKVSDQETRKLRAELALVRDEKEALAKALDRLQMVGAGSTPGAHGLREAVHSLEEQLLKERAKSQRSANKRSQEQRLLLEQLEELRASERALRIRVKSLTTELALLRRGRATPVMSGRSGFRGDGEVYRSLSRERSLTRVGVRARSGSRERMEDRTRRSEERIRRADSSGSRNCITRPSPSPTGSRVPRFDPTAYIQDRQRRQKEAEMKNQRKIRRDMLASPSLMERGRSRSREPVPQLMRAGSAGRGRSVSVESRRSRCSSDGSVAEFEELAKPLNSRGRKLAYNGPAVSRVRHINKKPMCSTPSQRMRAADTSIDTGADLSEIDARLQALQDYMRDLDTGH; from the exons ATGGAGGTTGGCACACTTGTGCAGGAAGAAATGAAATTCCGGGGGACTGAATTTGCTGTTAAGGTCGAACTGGCGGAGAGGTTACTAAGTGTAGAGATTTCAGATGTCGTTACAGCGGACCAATGGAGAGGAGAGTTTGATCCTGCCT ATATTGAGGACCTGACCCGGAAAACTGGGAATTTTAAACAGTTTCCAGTATTCTGCAGCATGCTTGAGTCTGCTGTCAACAAG tccaGTGAATCAGTGACCCTTGACCTCTTGACCTATTCTGACCTCGAGCTTCTACGGAACAGAAAGGCAGGTGTAGTGGGCCGACCTCGTGCCCAGCCACAGTCTCCTGCCCTCAGTGCTAAACGATACCTCATCCTCATCTACACTGTGGAGTTTGACAG gaTACACTACCCACTTCCACTTCCATATCTTGGCAAACCTGATCCGGCAGAGCTTCAAAGAGAGATCAGAGCGTTGAGGGCTGAGCTGAAAACACTAGGACTGAGAGGAGACCACAAAGTATCAGACCAGGAAACACGCAAGCTCCGTGCAGA GTTGGCTTTGGTGAGAGATGAAAAGGAGGCCTTGGCCAAGGCTCTGGATCGTCTACAGATGGTAGGAGCTGGTTCTACTCCTGGGGCTCATGGGCTCAGAGAGGCTGTACACAGCTTGGAGGAACAGCTGCTGAAGGAAAGGGCAAAAAGCCAGCGCTCTGCAAACAAGAGGAGCCAAGAACAGCGCCTCCTTCTGGAACAG TTGGAGGAACTCAGGGCGTCAGAACGGGCTCTACGGATACGTGTTAAAAGTCTGACCACTGAGCTGGCCTTGTTGCGACGCGG TCGAGCAACTCCAGTCATGTCTGGCCGAAGTGGTTTCAGGGGTGATGGAGAGGTTTATCGGTCTTTATCCAGAGAGCGCAGTTTGACCCGTGTCGGGGTAAGAGCACGCTCGGGGTCGAGGGAGAGAATGGAGGACAGGACTCGAAGGTCAGAAGAAAGAATTAGGAGGGCAGACTCTTCAGGGTCTCGGAATTGCATCACAAGACCCTCACCATCTCCAACAG GGTCACGGGTGCCTCGGTTCGACCCTACGGCTTACATTCAAGACCGTCAACGACGGCAAAAGGAGGCAGAAATGAAGAA TCAGAGGAAGATTAGAAGGGACATGTTGGCTTCACCGTCTCTGATGGAAAGAGGGCGTTCACGCTCCAGAGAGCCCGTTCCTCAGCTGATGAGAGCAGGAAGTGCTGGCAGGGGGAGGAGTGTGTCTGTGGAGAGCAGGAGGAGTCGGTGCTCTTCAGACGGATCAGTAGCTGAGTTTGAAGAACTTGCTAAGCCTCTAAATAGCAG agGAAGGAAACTGGCATATAATGGTCCAGCTGTG TCCAGGGTAAGACACATTAACAAAAAACCAATGTGTAGCACCCCGTCCCAAAGGATGAGAGCAGCAG ACACATCTATTGACACAGGTGCTGACCTGTCAGAGATTGACGCTCGACTCCAGGCCCTGCAGGACTACATGCGGGATCTTGACACAGGACACTAA
- the ccdc61 gene encoding centrosomal protein CCDC61 isoform X1, with the protein MEVGTLVQEEMKFRGTEFAVKVELAERLLSVEISDVVTADQWRGEFDPAYIEDLTRKTGNFKQFPVFCSMLESAVNKSSESVTLDLLTYSDLELLRNRKAGVVGRPRAQPQSPALSAKRYLILIYTVEFDRIHYPLPLPYLGKPDPAELQREIRALRAELKTLGLRGDHKVSDQETRKLRAELALVRDEKEALAKALDRLQMVGAGSTPGAHGLREAVHSLEEQLLKERAKSQRSANKRSQEQRLLLEQLEELRASERALRIRVKSLTTELALLRRGRATPVMSGRSGFRGDGEVYRSLSRERSLTRVGVRARSGSRERMEDRTRRSEERIRRADSSGSRNCITRPSPSPTGSRVPRFDPTAYIQDRQRRQKEAEMKNQRKIRRDMLASPSLMERGRSRSREPVPQLMRAGSAGRGRSVSVESRRSRCSSDGSVAEFEELAKPLNSRGRKLAYNGPAVVSNNSRVRHINKKPMCSTPSQRMRAADTSIDTGADLSEIDARLQALQDYMRDLDTGH; encoded by the exons ATGGAGGTTGGCACACTTGTGCAGGAAGAAATGAAATTCCGGGGGACTGAATTTGCTGTTAAGGTCGAACTGGCGGAGAGGTTACTAAGTGTAGAGATTTCAGATGTCGTTACAGCGGACCAATGGAGAGGAGAGTTTGATCCTGCCT ATATTGAGGACCTGACCCGGAAAACTGGGAATTTTAAACAGTTTCCAGTATTCTGCAGCATGCTTGAGTCTGCTGTCAACAAG tccaGTGAATCAGTGACCCTTGACCTCTTGACCTATTCTGACCTCGAGCTTCTACGGAACAGAAAGGCAGGTGTAGTGGGCCGACCTCGTGCCCAGCCACAGTCTCCTGCCCTCAGTGCTAAACGATACCTCATCCTCATCTACACTGTGGAGTTTGACAG gaTACACTACCCACTTCCACTTCCATATCTTGGCAAACCTGATCCGGCAGAGCTTCAAAGAGAGATCAGAGCGTTGAGGGCTGAGCTGAAAACACTAGGACTGAGAGGAGACCACAAAGTATCAGACCAGGAAACACGCAAGCTCCGTGCAGA GTTGGCTTTGGTGAGAGATGAAAAGGAGGCCTTGGCCAAGGCTCTGGATCGTCTACAGATGGTAGGAGCTGGTTCTACTCCTGGGGCTCATGGGCTCAGAGAGGCTGTACACAGCTTGGAGGAACAGCTGCTGAAGGAAAGGGCAAAAAGCCAGCGCTCTGCAAACAAGAGGAGCCAAGAACAGCGCCTCCTTCTGGAACAG TTGGAGGAACTCAGGGCGTCAGAACGGGCTCTACGGATACGTGTTAAAAGTCTGACCACTGAGCTGGCCTTGTTGCGACGCGG TCGAGCAACTCCAGTCATGTCTGGCCGAAGTGGTTTCAGGGGTGATGGAGAGGTTTATCGGTCTTTATCCAGAGAGCGCAGTTTGACCCGTGTCGGGGTAAGAGCACGCTCGGGGTCGAGGGAGAGAATGGAGGACAGGACTCGAAGGTCAGAAGAAAGAATTAGGAGGGCAGACTCTTCAGGGTCTCGGAATTGCATCACAAGACCCTCACCATCTCCAACAG GGTCACGGGTGCCTCGGTTCGACCCTACGGCTTACATTCAAGACCGTCAACGACGGCAAAAGGAGGCAGAAATGAAGAA TCAGAGGAAGATTAGAAGGGACATGTTGGCTTCACCGTCTCTGATGGAAAGAGGGCGTTCACGCTCCAGAGAGCCCGTTCCTCAGCTGATGAGAGCAGGAAGTGCTGGCAGGGGGAGGAGTGTGTCTGTGGAGAGCAGGAGGAGTCGGTGCTCTTCAGACGGATCAGTAGCTGAGTTTGAAGAACTTGCTAAGCCTCTAAATAGCAG agGAAGGAAACTGGCATATAATGGTCCAGCTGTGGTGAGTAACAAT TCCAGGGTAAGACACATTAACAAAAAACCAATGTGTAGCACCCCGTCCCAAAGGATGAGAGCAGCAG ACACATCTATTGACACAGGTGCTGACCTGTCAGAGATTGACGCTCGACTCCAGGCCCTGCAGGACTACATGCGGGATCTTGACACAGGACACTAA
- the lifrb gene encoding LIF receptor subunit alpha b, whose product MSVWILCALLFSLTGQTEQDGHPVSIKEVKLYPEETFCKISDCGAYVLNVTWRDEFAENDESENVSYDIEVLRTEQMRTVHFETIHVMPNKTAYYHWKWTSPIPLQCTSHSVRLRHYHNEHHSGEWTPLYTYNGQDLNAETTTVYPQENSFMVGSNITFCCIVERDKVPFPPFLIRISNRTYITNPIPFDETSKPISETPCDVDVEEKNSGGSTLFIGYPPDDQNLTCVTRDLSSVECYWEKGRDTRLTVSRRTNYALNGRDCQFGKCALHGVTKQVTKWTLIAKNPLGVKTLIDIDDPTRRVWLRAPSELSHVANARNATLRWSWNKINCTSFLMICQVKLNGNIYNKNFSGEGLSSAVLVNLQPFTKYTAQVTCGSSEHLYKWGDWSEIIEFSTKEDIPEAVDVWIQYSEENTSVLWKPLTQEQSHGILTGYEITIENTKGLSRKYNVGLNNTQLCYNFTFGNEKSDRIVTVSAKNSAGLSPPSTAIVPSYPDNEISITHINGNNGGFEMTWEEHPSSTCGYVVEWFSTDNKTQCAVEWEKIPECDSDACYTWNQSGIFEAGVRYTVSIYACTDDGPKLFRRSKGYAIEQEPGKVQGLTSTYTRRNLELSWKEVPLNQQKGFIRGYKVKTLNSDSEIDTIVTTEPKVDLKLGPGAYTFHVSAFTSGGEGDYATHRRVIAETDQMIEATLVGCGAATLVFIIITVLCYRKRKWVKKLLYPDIPEPKLAGKWITKGIYWTQITEKYMKCEIQEVHSLDHHAMSENLHGPDLIGSNSKVVPAQHFYQNICESPADVSYCPVEKLTTIIENPSYNMTMPEPVGVTQMSELTLEMQDDYLPAPNFVQNNFVVKEGYKPQSACHANI is encoded by the exons ATGTCAGTCTGGATTTTGTGTGCTTTGCTTTTTTCTCTAACTGGCCAAACAGAGCAGGATG GGCACCCAGTTTCTATAAAAGAGGTGAAATTGTATCCAGAAGAAACCTTTTGTAAAATATCTGATTGTGGTGCATATGTGTTGAACGTTACATGGAGAGATGAGTTTGCTGAAAATGATGAATCCGAGAATGTCAGCTACGACATAGAGGTCCTTCGTACTGAACAGATGAGGACTGTTCATTTT GAAACTATACATGTGATGCCCAACAAAACAGCCTATTATCATTGGAAATGGACCTCACCTATACCTTTGCAGTGCACTTCCCATTCGGTCAGACTCAGACATTATCATAATGAGCATCACAGTGGTGAATGGACACCATTGTATACGTACAACG GACAAGATCTAAATGCTGAAACAACAACTGTCTATCCTCAAGAAAATTCTTTTATGGTTGGGAGTAATATCACATTCTGTTGCATCGTGGAGAGAGATAAGGTTCCTTTTCCCCCATTTCTAATTCGGATCAGCAACAGGACATACATCACAAATCCAATTCCATTTGATGAGACTTCTAAACCCATTTCAGAAACACCTTGTGATGTTGatgttgaggaaaaaaattcTGGAGGCTCTACACTGTTTATTGGCT ATCCCCCAGATGACCAGAATCTTACATGTGTAACACGGGATCTTAGCTCTGTGGAGTGTTACTGGGAAAAGGGTCGAGACACCCGTCTGACTGTCAGTAGAAGGACAAATTATGCACTTAATGGAAG AGATTGTCAATTTGGTAAATGTGCCTTACATGGGGTGACAAAGCAGGTGACAAAATGGACCCTGATAGCCAAAAATCCTCTTGGTGTGAAGACTCTCATTGATATAGATGACCCTACACGCAGAG TATGGTTGAGAGCGCCCAGTGAATTATCCCATGTTGCTAATGCGAGAAATGCAACTCTTCGATGGAGCTGGAATAAGATAAATTGTACTTCATTTCTGATGATTTGTCAAGTGAAGCTCAATGGGAACATTTACAAT aaaaactttAGTGGAGAGGGACTTTCATCAGCTGTCCTTGTAAATCTGCAGCCCTTTACGAAATACACAGCTCAAGTAACATGTGGCTCTTCTGAGCACCTCTACAAATGGGGCGACTGGAGTGAAATCATTGAGTTCTCCACTAAAGAGGACA TTCCAGAAGCAGTAGATGTTTGGATTCAATATTCTGAAGAAAATACATCTGTCCTGTGGAAG cctCTAACTCAAGAACAAAGCCATGGGATACTTACAGGATATGAAATTACCATTGAAAACACCAAAGGCTTGAGCAGAAAATATAACGTAGGACTAAATAATACACAGCTGTGCTACAACTTCACCTTTGGGAATGAAAAAAGTGATCGAATTGTCACAGTCTCTGCAAAAAATTCTGCCGGTCTGTCTCCTCCTTCTACCGCCATTGTCCCGAGTTATCCTG ACAATGAAATCAGTATAACCCATATCAATGGCAATAACGGTGGCTTTGAAATGACTTGGGAAGAACACCCCAGTTCTACTTGTGGCTATGTTGTTGAATGGTTTTCAACTGACAATAAGACGCAATGTGCTGTAGAATGGGAGAAGATCCCAGAATGTGACAGTGATGCCTGTTACACCTGGAATCAGTCTG GTATTTTTGAGGCAGGAGTGAGATACACTGTCTCGATCTATGCTTGCACGGATGATGGACCAAAGCTTTTCAGGAGGAGTAAGGGTTATGCTATTGAGCAAG AACCAGGGAAAGTCCAGGGTCTGACAAGTACGTATACTAGAAGAAATCTTGAGCTTTCCTGGAAGGAAGTGCCCTTAAATCAGCAAAAAGGCTTTATACGAGGCTACAAGGTCAAAACATTGAATTCTGATTCTGAAATTGACACAATAGTGACAACGG agCCTAAAGTTGATTTGAAATTAGGTCCTGGCGCCTATACTTTCCACGTTAGTGCATTTACATCTGGAGGGGAAGGTGACTATGCTACACACAGAAGGGTCATTGCTGAAA CTGACCAAATGATTGAGGCCACTCTTGTGGGTTGTGGTGCAGCAACTCTTGTCTTCATTATCATCACAGTCCTTTGCTACAGGAAACGGAAATG GGTAAAGAAACTACTGTATCCGGATATTCCTGAACCAAAACTTGCAGGGAAATGGATTACAAAG GGCATCTATTGGACCCAGATAACTGAGAAGTATATGAAGTGTGAGATCCAAGAGGTTCACAGTTTAGACCATCATGCGATGTCAGAAAATCTACATGGCCCTGACCTCATCGGCTCTAACTCCAAAGTGGTTCCTGCACAACATTTCTACCAGAACATTTGTGAATCTCCAGCTGATGTCTCATATTGTCCTGTTGAGAAGCTCACCACAATTATTGAAAACCCTTCATATAATATGACCATGCCAGAACCAGTGGGTGTCACTCAGATGTCTGAGCTTACACTGGAAATGCAGGATGATTACCTCCCAGCTCCTAACTTTGTTCAGAATAATTTCGTTGTCAAAGAGGGCTACAAGCCCCAATCAGCATGTCATGCAAATATATAG